One genomic segment of Mycolicibacterium psychrotolerans includes these proteins:
- a CDS encoding cytochrome C oxidase subunit IV family protein: MTTPATSTTRALTVAWLALCAITVISWWLAPGHASGTASASVPLTVTAITLGFVKGRVIVRSFMEVRFAPAWLRRATDGWLVTLWASILVIYLW; the protein is encoded by the coding sequence GTGACGACGCCGGCGACGAGCACCACCCGCGCTCTCACCGTGGCGTGGCTCGCCCTCTGCGCGATCACGGTGATCTCGTGGTGGCTGGCACCGGGGCATGCCTCCGGCACCGCGAGCGCCAGCGTGCCGCTCACCGTCACCGCGATCACGCTCGGCTTCGTCAAGGGACGGGTGATCGTGCGCAGTTTCATGGAAGTCCGCTTCGCTCCTGCGTGGCTACGCAGGGCCACGGATGGATGGCTGGTGACGCTCTGGGCGTCGATCCTGGTGATCTACCTC